The DNA region GCGGCCCGGCGGAGGTGATGTTCCGCCCGGCCGATGCCGACGATCTGGCCGATTTCCTGGCGGCATTGCCGGCCGAGGTCCCGGTGACGGTGATCGGTGTCGCCTCCAACCTGCTGGTGCGGGATGGCGGCGTGCCGGGCGTCACCATCCGGCTCGGCCGCGGCTTCACCGATATCACGGCGGCCGGAACCGGAGACGGGATGACGCTGGCCGCCGGCGCCGCGGCGCTCGACCTGAACGTCGCCATGGTCGCGCGCGACGCCGGCATCGCCGGGCTGGAGTTCCTGTCCGGCATTCCCGGTACCATCGGCGGCGCCCTGCGCATGAATGGCGGCGCCTATGGCCGCGAGCTGGCCGACGTGCTGGTCGGCGCCAGCGCCGTGGCCCGCGACGGCCGCCGGCTGGAATTCAACCATGCCGCCATGGGCTTCACCTACCGCCACAGCGCGGCTCCGGAGGATTGCATCTTCACCGGCGCGGTTCTGCGTGGCGAGCCCGGCAACCCGCTGGAGATCGCGCGGCGCATGGCGGAAATCTCCGACAAGCGCGCCGACAGCCAGCCGGTCCGCTCGCGCACCGGCGGCTCGACCTTCAAGAACCCCGCCCCTGAAATCTCCGGCGGCCTCAAGGCGTGGGAGCTGATCGACAAGGCCGGCTGCCGCGGCCTGTCGATCGGCGATGCCCAGGTTTCGGAAAAGCACTGCAACTTCCTGATCAACAACGGCGCCGCCACCGCCGCCCAGCTGGAAGCGCTGGGCGAGGAGGTCCGCCGCCGCGTGTTCGAGGCCAGCGGCGTGACGCTGGAATGGGAAATCAAGCGGATCGGCATCGCCGCCGCCCAAGGAACCGACCAATGACCGAAGCCCTGCTCCACGCCCATAAGAAGCATGTCGCCGTCCTGATGGGCGGCTGGTCAGCCGAGCGCGAGGTATCGCTGGTCAGCGGGGCCGGCGTCGCCAAGGCGCTGGAGGAGGAAGGCTACCGCGTCACCGCCATCGACGTGCAGCGCGACCTGGGCGGGCTGATGCAGGCCCTGACCAACCCGCGGCCCGACGTGGTGTTCAACGCCCTGCACGGCCGTGGCGGCGAGGACGGGACGATCCAGGGCGTGCTGGAGTTCCTCGGCCTGCCCTACACCCATTCCGGCGTCCAGGCCGCCGCCATCGCCATGGACAAGGCGATGACCAAGCGGCTTCTCGACACCGTGGGCATCCGCTCGCCCAAGGGGATGGTGCTGTCCCGTGGGGAGATCGCCGGCGGCGTACACCCCATGCCGGCGCCCTATATCGTCAAGCCGGTGGACGAGGGCTCGACCGTTGGCGTAACCCTGGTCCGCGAGGGGCAGAACAGCCCGGTCGGCGACGACGGGTCGTTCGGAGCGACCTTCGGCGAGCGCGTGCTGGTCGAGGAGTTCATCCCCGGTCGCGAACTGACCGTGGGCGTCATGGGTGACCGCGCCTTGACGGTGACCGAGATCGTCTTCCAGGCTCAGGTCTACGACTACACCGCGAAATACAGCGCCGGCCACGCCGTCCACACCCTCCCCGCCGCGATCCCCGAGGCCGTGGCCGAGGAGGCGAAGCGGGTGGCGGTGCTGGCGCACCAGACCCTGGGCTGCCGGGGTGTGTCGCGCAGCGACTTCCGCTGGGATGACAGCCGGCCGGGAACCGACGGGCTGTATTTCCTGGAGATCAACAACCAGCCGGGCATGACGCCCCTGTCGCTGGTGCCCGAGCAGGCCGCGCATGTGGGGATCACCTACGGCGCGCTGGTCGGCTGGCTGGTGGAGAATGCCGCATGTCAGCTCGCCTGATGGCCAACCCGGACTTCCGCGCCGCCGCCGCCGGCGCGCGGGCCCGGGAGGAGATGCCGACCCCGCCGCGCGCCATGGCCGCCTCGGCGGAGAAAGGCAAGCGGCGCCGCGCCTGGCCGCGCTGGACCCGCTCCGCCGTCAAGACGGCGCTGCTGCTGGTGCCGGTGCTCGGGCTGACCGCCGCCGCCGGCTCCGCCTGGAAGCGCGGCAGCCTCGCCGACACGATGGAGGCGGCGCGGGAAAGCGTCATCCGGCTGACCGGCGACATGGGCTTCCGCCTGTCGGAGATCCTGGTGGTCGGCCGCAGCGAGACCGAGCGCGACGTCGTGCTGGACGCGCTGGGCGTGCGCCGGGGCGAGCCGATCCTGTCCATCGACCTCGCCGACGCCAAGCAGCGTCTGGAGGAGCTGCCCTGGGTCTCGTCGGCCTCGATCGAGCGGCGGCTGCCCGGCTTCCTCTACATCCGCCTGTCCGAACGCCAGCCGATGGCGATCTGGCAGCATGACCGCCAGTTCACCGTCATCGACCGCGCCGGCCGGCCACTGGCCGACGCGGCGGAGCTGGCGCGCCGCGGCAACCAGCGGATCGAGACGCTGCCGCAGGTGATCGGCGCCAACGCGCCACAGCAGGTCCACACCCTGCTGTCGGCGCTGGACAGCGCCCCGACCATCGCGCCGATGCTGTCCTCGGCCAGCTGGATCAGCGACCGCCGCTGGAACCTGCAACTCGGCAACGGCGTGACGGTGAAGCTGCCGGAGGGCACGGAGGAGATGCGCCGGGCGCTGCGTCAGCTGGAGCAGATGCACACGGCCAGCCATGTGCTCGACCGCGACATCGTCGCCATCGACCTGCGGCTGCCCGACCGCGCCGCGATCCAGACCTCCGCCACCGCCCAGCTTCCGGGCTGGGAGGAAGACGCCAAGAAGAAGAACGGCAAGAAATCGTAAGGGACGCGTGCCGCCGACCCGCTTTCGGGGAAGCGGGCGTCTCCGGCGGACAGAGGAGCAGAGGGAAGTCTTGGGGGGCATGTTCGGGATGGGATTCAACGGCGCCAAGAAGCCGAAGCGGCCGACCCGTGGCGGGATCGTCACGGCGCTGGACGTCGGCTCGACGAAGGTGTGCTGCGTCATCGCGCGGATGGAGGAGCCCGGCTCCCTCCGCGTGATCGGCGTCGGCCACCAGATCGCCACGGGCATCCGCGCCGGCACCATCATCGACATGGAGGCGGCGGAGACCTCGATCGGCGCCGCCGTGCATGCCGCAGAACAGATGGCCGGCGAGACGGTGCATGACGTCGTCGTCAATCTGTCGATGGGCCATCCGCGCTCCCACCCCTTCACCGCCACCGTCCCGGTCTCCGGCCAGGAGGTGACGGAAGGCGACATCCGCCGCGCCATGGCCCATGCCCGCACCCTGCAGGCCGGTCCCGATCAGGCGCTGATCCACACGATCCCGCTGGGCTTCACGCTCGACGGCAGCCGCGGCATCCGCGATCCCAAGGGGATGAGCGGCCATACGCTGGGCGCCCAGCTGCATGTCGTCACCGCCGCGGCCGGCGCCATCCGCACGCTGCATGCCTGTATCGCCCGCTGCCATCTGAACATCGAGTCGATCGTCGTCAGCCCCTTCGCCTCCGGCCTCGCCTGTCTGGTCGAGGACGAGATGGAGATGGGAGCGGCCTGCGTCGACATCGGCGGCGGCGGCACCACCATCTCGATCTTCGCCGAAGGCAATCTGGTCTGGACCGGCTTCGTGCCCTTGGGCGGCCGGCATGTCACCAACGACATCGCCCATGGCCTCGCCACGCCGCTCGCCCATGCCGAGCGGCTGAAGGTGCTCTACGGCAGCGCCCGGGTGAACCCGGCCGACGAGCGCGAGATGATCGAGGTGCCGCAGATCGGCGAGGACGAGCGCAGCGGCAGCGGCAGCGCCAGCCACCCGCGCTCCTTCCTGGTCAGCATCATCCAGGCGCGGATGGAGGAGATCTTCGAGGAGGTGCGCGGCGCCATCGAGCAGTCGGGCCACTCCCAGCTGGTCGGCCGCCGCGTCGTGCTGACCGGCGGCGCCAGCCAGATGCCGAACACGCGCGAAATGGCCGCCCCCATCCTGGACAAGCAGGTCCGCGTCGCCCGTCCCACCCGGATCGCCGGCCTCAACGAGGCGCATGGCGGACCGGCCTTCTCGACGGTGGCGGGCCTTCTCCTACATGCCGTCCGCAACCCGACGGAGCTCATGGTGACCGGCCAAGAGGCGGTCGCGTCAACCGGGCTCCTCGGCCGCGTCGGCCTGTGGCTGCGGGAGAATCTCTAGATGATCCTTCCCGCCGCCGCCATTCACCGATTCCCGAACGGACAGACACCGGACACAACCGGGCGCCGGTCGCGGCATATCAAACATGAAACCCAACGAAAACAGGTTGTGGAGGCCTGGTAACATGATCAACGTGACCATTCCCCAGATCGAGCCCGAGCTGAAGCCGCGCATCACCGTGTTCGGCGTCGGCGGCGCCGGCGGCAACGCCGTCAACAACATGATCAAGTCGAACCTGGAAGGCGTGGACTTCGTCGTCGGCAACACCGACGCCCAGGCGCTGAAGGGTTCGCTCTGCGAAAAGCGCATCCAGCTCGGCACCGGCACCACCCGCGGCCTCGGCGCCGGCTCCAAGCCGGATGTAGGCCGCGCGTCCGCCGAGGAGCAGATCGACGAGATCGTCCAGTATCTCGAAGGCTCCAACATGGTGTTCATCACCGCCGGCATGGGCGGCGGCACCGGCACCGGCGCCGCCCCGGTCATCGCGCGCGCGGCCCGCGAGCGCGGCATCCTGACCGTCGGCGTCGTCACCAAGCCCTTCCATTTCGAGGGCGGCCACCGCATGCGGCTGGCGGAAGGCGGTATCGCCGAACTCCAGCAATATGTCGACACCCTGATCATCATCCCGAACCAGAACCTGTTCCGCATCGCCAACGAGAAGACGACCTTCGCGGACGCCTTCAAGATGGCCGACGACGTTCTGCATTCGGGCGTGCGCGGCGTCACCGACC from Azospirillum sp. B510 includes:
- the murB gene encoding UDP-N-acetylmuramate dehydrogenase; protein product: MTLPDGHLIQRMPAVRGRLTADAALAPVTWFRVGGPAEVMFRPADADDLADFLAALPAEVPVTVIGVASNLLVRDGGVPGVTIRLGRGFTDITAAGTGDGMTLAAGAAALDLNVAMVARDAGIAGLEFLSGIPGTIGGALRMNGGAYGRELADVLVGASAVARDGRRLEFNHAAMGFTYRHSAAPEDCIFTGAVLRGEPGNPLEIARRMAEISDKRADSQPVRSRTGGSTFKNPAPEISGGLKAWELIDKAGCRGLSIGDAQVSEKHCNFLINNGAATAAQLEALGEEVRRRVFEASGVTLEWEIKRIGIAAAQGTDQ
- a CDS encoding D-alanine--D-alanine ligase, with the protein product MTEALLHAHKKHVAVLMGGWSAEREVSLVSGAGVAKALEEEGYRVTAIDVQRDLGGLMQALTNPRPDVVFNALHGRGGEDGTIQGVLEFLGLPYTHSGVQAAAIAMDKAMTKRLLDTVGIRSPKGMVLSRGEIAGGVHPMPAPYIVKPVDEGSTVGVTLVREGQNSPVGDDGSFGATFGERVLVEEFIPGRELTVGVMGDRALTVTEIVFQAQVYDYTAKYSAGHAVHTLPAAIPEAVAEEAKRVAVLAHQTLGCRGVSRSDFRWDDSRPGTDGLYFLEINNQPGMTPLSLVPEQAAHVGITYGALVGWLVENAACQLA
- a CDS encoding cell division protein FtsQ/DivIB codes for the protein MSARLMANPDFRAAAAGARAREEMPTPPRAMAASAEKGKRRRAWPRWTRSAVKTALLLVPVLGLTAAAGSAWKRGSLADTMEAARESVIRLTGDMGFRLSEILVVGRSETERDVVLDALGVRRGEPILSIDLADAKQRLEELPWVSSASIERRLPGFLYIRLSERQPMAIWQHDRQFTVIDRAGRPLADAAELARRGNQRIETLPQVIGANAPQQVHTLLSALDSAPTIAPMLSSASWISDRRWNLQLGNGVTVKLPEGTEEMRRALRQLEQMHTASHVLDRDIVAIDLRLPDRAAIQTSATAQLPGWEEDAKKKNGKKS
- the ftsA gene encoding cell division protein FtsA, producing MGFNGAKKPKRPTRGGIVTALDVGSTKVCCVIARMEEPGSLRVIGVGHQIATGIRAGTIIDMEAAETSIGAAVHAAEQMAGETVHDVVVNLSMGHPRSHPFTATVPVSGQEVTEGDIRRAMAHARTLQAGPDQALIHTIPLGFTLDGSRGIRDPKGMSGHTLGAQLHVVTAAAGAIRTLHACIARCHLNIESIVVSPFASGLACLVEDEMEMGAACVDIGGGGTTISIFAEGNLVWTGFVPLGGRHVTNDIAHGLATPLAHAERLKVLYGSARVNPADEREMIEVPQIGEDERSGSGSASHPRSFLVSIIQARMEEIFEEVRGAIEQSGHSQLVGRRVVLTGGASQMPNTREMAAPILDKQVRVARPTRIAGLNEAHGGPAFSTVAGLLLHAVRNPTELMVTGQEAVASTGLLGRVGLWLRENL